The following proteins are encoded in a genomic region of Candida albicans SC5314 chromosome 4, complete sequence:
- the PCT1 gene encoding choline-phosphate cytidylyltransferase (Putative choline-phosphate cytidylyl transferase, antigenic during human oral infection), whose amino-acid sequence MARLTRKRTIEKELNGSSRVTRTLSMESISSLFKRNKKRKHNDGNDSSVNSSDNENINITDDEEQDHIDTKPNHKKRKIKTKAEEEFEANEKKLDEELPIDLRKYRPRGFRFNLPPEDRPIRIYADGVFDLFHLGHMKQLEQAKKSFPNVELVCGIPSDIETHKRKGLTVLTDEQRCETLMHCKWVDEVIPNAPWCVTPEFLQEHKIDYVAHDDLPYASSDSDDIYKPIKEQGKFLTTQRTEGISTSDIITKIIRDYDKYLMRNFSRGATRKELNVSWLKMNELEFKKHINDFRTYWMKNKTNINNVSRDLYFEIREFMRGKKFDFQKFIEDGNSQNSSNHGSDEESTNSSKVSSPLSDFASKYIGNRNKDLNRKGILNNFKGWINRDDHSEQETEEEIKPIVIKPIRRSRRLSGGSSTSSVPSTPVKRTASSASTTPKRKSPLKKSSSVKNTPKTK is encoded by the coding sequence atgGCTAGACTTACTAGAAAGAGGACAATTGAGAAAGAACTCAATGGATCGTCTAGAGTCACCAGAACTTTATCAATGGAATCGATTTCTTCGTTATTTAAacgaaataaaaaaagaaaacataATGATGGCAACGATTCAAGCGTGAATTCCagtgataatgaaaacatcaacataactgatgatgaagaacaAGATCACATTGACACTAAACCAAATcacaagaaaagaaaaatcaaaacaaaggcagaagaagaatttgaagccaatgaaaagaaattggatGAAGAATTGCCAATTGATTTGCGCAAATATAGACCAAGAGGGTTTAGATTCAATTTACCTCCTGAAGATCGTCCAATCAGGATTTATGCTGATGgtgtttttgatttatttcatttggGTCATATGAAACAATTGGAACAAGCTAAGAAATCATTTCCTAATGTTGAATTGGTTTGTGGAATTCCATCTGATATTGAAACCCATAAACGTAAGGGGTTGACAGTTTTGACTGACGAACAACGGTGTGAAACTTTAATGCATTGTAAATGGGTCGATGAAGTTATTCCTAATGCTCCTTGGTGTGTTACCCCTGAGTTTTTACAAGAACATAAAATCGATTATGTTGCACATGACGATTTACCGTATGCAAGTAGTGATAGTGATGATATCTATAAACCTATAAAAGAACAAGGGAAGTTTTTGACAACTCAGAGAACAGAGGGGATTTCTACTTCCGATATAATTACCAAAATTATTCGTGATTatgataaatatttgatgaGAAATTTTTCTCGAGGTGCCACTAGAAAGGAATTGAATGTTAGTTGGTTAAAGATGAATGAACTAGAATTTAAGAAACACATTAATGATTTCAGAACTTATTGGATGAAGAATAAAACTAACATCAACAATGTCTCACGTGATTTGTATTTTGAGATTAGAGAGTTTATGAGAggtaaaaaatttgattttcaaaaatttattgaagatgGCAATAGTCAAAACAGTAGTAATCACGGCAGTGATGaagaatcaacaaattcatcCAAAGTGAGTTCTCCATTGAGTGATTTTGCATCAAAATATATTGGTAACAGAAACAAAGATTTGAACCGTAAAGGtattttgaacaatttcaaGGGCTGGATAAACCGTGACGATCATTCTGAACAGGAAACCGAAGAGGAGATCAAACCAATAGTTATTAAGCCAATCAGAAGAAGTCGTAGATTGagtggtggtagtagtacCAGTAGTGTCCCTAGCACGCCTGTAAAAAGAACTGCTAGTAGTGCTTCAACtacaccaaaaagaaagtcACCATTAAAGAAGTCATCTAGTGTTAAAAACACCCCAAAGACAAAATAA
- a CDS encoding phosphatase (Ortholog(s) have phosphoprotein phosphatase activity, thiosulfate sulfurtransferase activity, role in protein dephosphorylation and cytosol, nucleus localization), which yields MSKIYSLSDLKFIKPKTLKSWFTNGSSPHGKFCVVDVRDSDFVGGHIKGCYHYPAANFHYTLNELYQKIYQNKIQDIVFHCALSQVRGPSSTLKFLRGIDDITDSKVKSYFNDDNIQVYVLHGGFTKWQEEYGNDREVTEAYDQEIWEFGS from the coding sequence ATGTCcaaaatttattctttatctgatttgaaatttattaaaccCAAAACATTAAAATCATGGTTCACAAATGGTTCATCTCCCCATGGTAAATTttgtgttgttgatgtACGAGATTCTGATTTTGTTGGAGGTCATATAAAAGGCTGTTATCATTATCCTGCAGCCAATTTCCACTACACATTGAATGAATTAtatcaaaaaatatatcAGAATAAAATACAAGATATTGTTTTCCATTGTGCTTTATCTCAAGTAAGAGGTCCTTCAAGTACATTAAAATTCTTGCGTGgaattgatgatataaCCGATTCCAAAGTAAAGAGTTATTTCAATGATGACAATATTCAAGTATACGTGTTACACGGGGGCTTCACAAAATGGCAAGAAGAATATGGGAACGATAGAGAAGTGACAGAGGCTTATGACCAAGAAATATGGGAGTTTGGATCCTAG
- a CDS encoding uncharacterized protein (Protein with a predicted role in clathrin cage assembly; Hap43-repressed; Spider biofilm repressed), which yields MTTYEKIVKGATKVKVAAPKPKYIEPILMATSLDHSLISKENFNTIMRTLQARLHDSSWSVVYKALIVIHLMIREGDKNVTLDYLSNQASPNLLNLNNNNIIKNSNSFNSDIKFITRYAKYLHTRVKQFESTGVDYVRDERSNNNTNQQGGRLRLLDVDKGLLREVESVQKQIDSLLKNNFMENEINNDIVLTAFRLLVNDLLALFQELNEGVINILEHYFEMSKIDAERSLKIYKKFVDQTKFVIDYLRVAKHLEYATKLHVPTIKHAPTALTSSLEEYLDDPNFEINRKQYLAEKKGKDNIVSKPTQSILNKKSKNEPGQQQQQPREQQQKLQGTSSDLNRHSSLVVQQTYNPWNTMFVPIVGVVDPSQQDQAQQQAQQQAQQQAQQQALQQQVQLQQAQQQALQQRATQQATQQQQQTLFSQLPSISQGKTLQSTFTGVGFGGYGSQPQQLQAQHTNPFIQPSQQLQQPQQPQQPIGLQRSNTNPFSSMATGQHQVSQQQFAQPYSQSNMNQQPQPLQAQSTNPFANTRFASTSHTTAFTLDNGSIQPQQQQQQQNQNQKIQANATGNNPFKVSQTTSQLFDNYASTQQQNQHQQLKPQATAGGLEHLPTIPVFPETQQEAQRQFYFQNAQTGLYNQAFQPQPQQQQQQQQQVQQYNYHDGPSLI from the coding sequence ATGACTACCTATGAGAAGATTGTCAAGGGTGCTACTAAAGTGAAGGTGGCTGCCCCTAAACCAAAATATATTGAGCCCATATTAATGGCTACATCGTTGGATCATTCCCTTATTTCTAAGGAGAACTTCAACACTATAATGAGAACATTACAGGCACGATTGCACGACAGTTCTTGGTCTGTCGTTTATAAAGCCTTGATTGTGattcatttgatgattAGGGAAGGGGATAAAAATGTGACGTTAGATTATTTAAGTAATCAAGCATCGCCAAatcttttaaatttgaacaataataacatcATCAAAAATAGCAACAGTTTCAATTCTgatatcaaatttatcacGAGATATGCCAAGTATTTACACACCAGAGTCAAGCAATTTGAGTCGACGGGGGTGGATTATGTTAGAGATGAAAGATCAAATAACAATACCAATCAGCAAGGTGGTAGATTAAGATTACTTGACGTGGACAAAGGTTTGTTGAGAGAAGTTGAAAGTGTCcagaaacaaattgattctttattgaagaataaTTTCATGGAAAACGAGATAAATAATGACATTGTCTTAACTGCATTTAGATTATTGGTCAATGATTTGTTGGCTCTTTTccaagaattgaatgaagGGGTGATAAACATCTTGGAacattattttgaaatgtCGAAAATTGATGCTGAAAGATCTTTAAAGatatacaaaaaatttgtaGATCAAACCAAGTTTGtcattgattatttgaGAGTAGCTAAGCATTTGGAGTATGCTACGAAGTTACACGTCCCAACTATCAAACACGCGCCTACAGCTTTGACAAGTTCTTTGGAAGAATATTTGGATGAtccaaattttgaaattaatcGAAAACAATATTTAGCAGAAAAAAAGGGGAAAGACAATATTGTTCTGAAACCGACTCAATCTATACTTAATAAGAAGAGTAAGAATGAACCGGgccaacaacaacaacaaccaagagaacaacaacagaaattACAAGGTACTAGTAGTGATTTGAATAGACACAGTTCATTGGTCGTGCAACAGACCTACAATCCGTGGAATACCATGTTTGTCCCAATTGTCGGAGTTGTGGATCCGCTGCAACAAGACCAAGCTCAACAACAGGCTCAACAGCAAGCGCAACAGCAAGCGCAACAGCAAGCATTGCAGCAACAAGTTCAATTGCAACAGgctcaacaacaagctTTACAACAGCGGGCCACACAGCAGGCCAcacagcagcagcaacagaCTTTGTTTTCACAATTGCCATCCATTTCTCAAGGTAAAACATTGCAATCTACATTTACTGGTGTTGGGTTTGGAGGATATGGCTCGCAGCCACAACAGTTACAAGCACAGCACACAAACCCATTCATCCAACCTAGTCAACAATTACagcaaccacaacaaccacaacaaccaatAGGGTTACAGAGATCTAATACAAACCCATTTTCAAGTATGGCAACAGGTCAACATCAAGTTTCACAACAACAGTTTGCTCAACCATATAGCCAACTGAACATGaatcaacaaccacaacctTTACAAGCACAATCAACTAACCCATTTGCTAATACAAGATTCGCATCTACCAGTCATACCACAGCATTCACATTGGATAATGGATCAATTCAACcacaacagcagcaacaacaacaaaatcaaaatcaaaagattCAAGCTAACGCAACTGGCAATAATCCGTTTAAAGTATCACAAACTACCCTGCAgttatttgataattatgCTCTGacccaacaacaaaaccaacaccaacaattgaaaccaCAAGCAACTGCTGGTGGATTGGAGCATTTACCTACTATTCCAGTCTTCCCGGAGACCCAACAAGAAGCTCAAAGACAATTTTACTTTCAAAATGCCCAAACTGGGCTATACAACCAAGCATTccaaccacaaccacaacagcagcagcaacagcaacagcaagTGCAACAATATAACTATCATGATGGTCCAAGCTTAATTTGA
- the MUC1 gene encoding Muc1p (Protein similar to S. cerevisiae Muc1; a cell surface glycoprotein involved in filamentous growth; repressed by benomyl treatment; mutant is viable), protein MSFWDNNKDSFKSAGKSTFKGITSGTKAVGQAGYRTYKKNEAKRKGVEYHDPIKNESKSGETNVPYNPSPLPSKDKLSSYQPPPKRNVGTFGVPQRGEASHYSAPAPTSGQSTYPANQQQYQHPNEIQTSSGYQEPPPEYSVDSNSDMQGFSAGSEYQRTAHPAPASTTFTPANQTSFIASPQPTSIATDNAIQNIQQQYNSVSKQPSPAPGLPPLQHQPGNLVNPPLPPQVPQKSNVPPSLPSRTSVASVASSTSQQSVGQGSFVNAQEQPKPKPALPDPGSFAPPPRRRDQQPIKPKILTNNSTMGNEKMSSPLVQGQSSSSNIGLHPSKSISEREHQSDYSDASSKPPSLPSRTSSSHSNLPLKQKPPKPKKLQGDSSITTSHTPGYNSNYTHNVFSARSEEEYATPPKPPRPVEDEEYTNPPKPPRPVEDEEYTNPPKPSRPVEDDEYTNPPKPPRPQTQNSSAVTPRAIPDATELSNKKPPPPKPLKKPSTLDGSTSSPPLYSELDNSFSKPKQIISEPTNSQSAVSSELNSIFQKMNFNKTESEAPASSPEVKPKPKPKPVPKPKPEMITKKQESPETSIRIATTTKPPPPVRRLSTPHKSPSPPPVPPARNYSRAPAPPPPKQSGPPNLDLELSSGWYAKTNGPLQLPKVFHGINHKFSYTTSSGSYGKGTTTLTVRLKDLSIVTYKFEYSNNDISNVNVVIEKYVPSPIDTTPSKQELIANHQRFGEYIASWCEHHRGKTVGRGECWDLAKEALQKGCGKHAFVSSYTIHGYPILQIGNVGNGVYFINNSQQLDEVRRGDILQFNACTFYDASTGVTQSAGAPDHTSVVIGKSGDKLMVLEQNVGGKRYVVDGEINLKNLTKGEVYVYRAMPHEWAGEL, encoded by the coding sequence ATGTCATTTTGGGACAACAACAAGGATTCATTCAAGTCAGCTGGTAAATCGACTTTCAAGGGTATTACTAGTGGTACCAAAGCTGTGGGACAGGCAGGTTACAGAACCtataaaaagaatgaagCCAAAAGAAAGGGTGTTGAATATCATGACCCGATTAAAAATGAATCGAAAAGCGGAGAGACAAATGTCCCTTATAACCCAAGTCCATTGCCTTCAAAAGACAAATTGAGTTCATACCAACCTCCACCTAAAAGAAATGTGGGCACTTTTGGTGTTCCCCAAAGGGGAGAAGCTTCTCACTATTCTGCTCCTGCGCCTACTTCGGGTCAAAGTACATATCCTgcaaatcaacaacaatatcaacatcCGAATGAAATTCAAACCAGCAGTGGCTATCAAGAACCACCTCCGGAGTATCTGGTAGATTCTAATAGTGACATGCAGGGATTTTCTGCGGGAAGTGAGTATCAGAGAACAGCACATCCAGCTCCGGCCAGTACTACTTTTACACCAGCTAATCAAACTAGTTTTATTGCACTGCCTCAGCCAACTTCAATAGCTACGGACAATGCAATTCAGAATATACAACAGCAGTATAATAGTGTGCTGAAACAGCCATCACCAGCACCAGGGTTACCACCATTACAGCACCAACCAGGGAACTTGGTTAATCCACCATTGCCCCCACAAGTGCCCCAGAAAAGTAATGTTCCTCCATCACTTCCTTCAAGAACATCAGTTGCCAGTGTAGCAAGCTCCACATCTCAGCAAAGTGTTGGGCAAGGGAGTTTTGTGAATGCACAGGAACAACCCAAACCTAAGCCAGCTTTGCCCGACCCTGGATCATTtgcaccaccaccaagaaGACGTGACCAACAACCAATTAAACCCAAAATTTTAACCAATAACTCAACCATGGGAAATGAGAAAATGCTGAGTCCATTAGTGCAAGGGCAGAGCTCAAGTCTGAATATTGGATTACATCCACTGAAGTCTATTAGCGAAAGAGAACATCAATCAGATTACAGTGACGCTCTGCTGAAACCACCATCGTTACCAAGTAGAACGAGCTCTTCTCACTCCAACTTACCTTTGAAACAAAAGCCACCGAAACCAAAGAAACTTCAAGgtgattcatcaattacGACTTCACACACACCAGGCTATAACTCAAATTACACTCATAATGTTTTTTCAGCTCGAAGCGAAGAAGAATATGCAACGCCTCCAAAACCACCACGTCCAGTTGAAGACGAGGAATATACAAATCCACCTAAACCACCCAGACCAgtagaagatgaagaataCACGAATCCTCCTAAACCGTCTAGACCAGTTGAAGATGACGAGTACACAAATCCACCAAAACCTCCTCGTCCACAGACCCAAAATTCTTCTGCGGTGACACCAAGAGCTATACCTGATGCCACTGAGCTATCTAACAAAAAGCCTCCACCACCTAAACCTTTGAAAAAACCTTCAACATTAGATGGATCAACAAGTTCCCCTCCTTTATATTCCGAGCTTGATAACCTGTTTAGCAAACCGAAGCAAATAATCTCGGAACCTACAAACTCGCAAAGTGCAGTCCTGAGTGAGTTGAACagtatttttcaaaaaatgaattttaataaaactGAAAGTGAGGCACCTGCTAGTAGTCCTGAAGTTAAACCGAAGCCCAAACCGAAGCCGGTACCAAAACCGAAACCCGAGATGATTACTAAGAAGCAAGAACTGCCGGAAACCAGTATACGAATAGCAACGACAACTAAACCGCCACCACCCGTGCGTCGTCTTTCCACACCCCATAAGTCACCTTCTCCACCACCAGTTCCTCCAGCGAGAAATTATAGCAGGGCTCCTGCTCCACCACCTCCAAAACAATCTGGCCCTCCAAATTTGGATTTAGAATTATCGAGTGGTTGGTATGCCAAAACCAATGGACCATTGCAGTTACCCAAAGTATTTCATGGAATCAATCACAAGTTTTCGTACACGACATCATCAGGCTCTTATGGGAAGGGTACCACAACTTTAACTGTGAGACTTAAAGACTTATCCATAGTCAcatataaatttgaatacAGTAATAATGACATTAGTAACGTAAATGTGGTTATTGAGAAATATGTTCCATCTCCAATCGATACAACTCCTTCCAAACAAGAACTCATTGCTAACCATCAAAGATTCGGGGAGTATATCGCATCTTGGTGTGAACATCACAGAGGTAAGACTGTTGGACGAGGTGAGTGTTGGGATTTGGCAAAAGAAGCATTACAAAAGGGATGCGGAAAACATGCATTTGTATCAAGTTATACCATCCATGGTTATCCAATATTGCAAATTGGGAATGTTGGTAATGGAGTTtattttatcaacaattcaCAGCAACTCGATGAGGTAAGAAGAGGTGACATTTTACAGTTCAACGCTTGTACGTTTTATGATGCAAGTACTGGTGTCACACAATCTGCAGGTGCCCCAGATCATACGTCAGTTGTGATTGGTAAACTGGGAGATAAATTGATGGTTTTAGAACAAAATGTTGGTGGTAAACGATatgttgttgatggtgagataaatttgaagaacTTGACAAAAGGTGAAGTTTACGTCTATCGAGCAATGCCACATGAATGGGCCGGTGAATTATAG
- a CDS encoding uncharacterized protein (Ortholog(s) have role in response to drug and mitochondrion localization) — protein sequence MSSIDEYVDFALNNGRSILLLKLLLVIFTRKYSSVPYYMFLTSLVFAFVYKFSVYYNLPKSWKKISSSDIALVTGGSNGLGLGLVKELLRRGASVYIFDVSKPKFQHDNLVYVYCDLDDEQSVNTELEKLIDELNSKNTWINILINNAGIRDNKPLIKLSGDRVKTMFNINTMSPIWILQKVISNHIDKVLSVQPDGQLFVVTVSSILGTLAPKNLSVYSATKAATISIHEALHQELKEYSNNIRLLLVTTGQMSTAMFKDVEPSKLFFAPIVNHIELAKLVVDKINVGYVGCISKPFYANFLPGVRTVPQCIQDFCRYISEMDNKIKE from the exons ATGCTGTCGATTGATGAATATGTTGATTTTGCATTAAACAATGGAAGACTGATACTTTTGttaaaattattgttagt TATCTTTACCAGGAAATACTCCAGTGTTCCATATTACATGTTCTTAACTAGTTTAGTATTTGCATTCGTATACAAGTTTTCGGTGTATTATAATTTGCCTAAATCATGGAAGAAAATATCAAGTTCAGATATTGCACTAGTCACGGGTGGGTCGAATGGATTGGGTTTAGGTCTTGTCAAAGAACTTTTAAGGAGAGGCGCATCTGTATACATCTTTGATGTTAGCAAGCCAAAATTTCAGCACGACAACCTTGTATATGTATACTGTGATCTTGATGACGAACAAAGTGTCAACACTGAACTTGAAAAGTTGATAGATGAGTTAAACTCCAAGAACACATGGATTAATATTTTGATCAACAATGCTGGTATCAGAGACAACAAGccattgataaaattgagTGGCGATAGAGTGAAAACAATGTTCAATATAAACACTATGCTGCCAATTTGGATTCTACAAAAGGTGATAAGTAATCACATTGACAAAGTATTATCTGTTCAACCTGATGGCcaattatttgttgttaCAGTGTCTTCTATATTGGGGACTTTAGCACCCAAAAATCTATCGGTGTATTCAGCTACCAAAGCTGCCACTATACTGATACACGAGGCATTACACCAAGAGTTGAAAGAGTATCTGAATAATATcagattgttgttggtcACCACTGGTCAGATGTCTACAGCCATGTTTAAAGATGTGGAACCCTCAAAACTATTTTTTGCCCCTATAGTCAACCACATTGAGTTAGCAaaacttgttgttgataagaTAAACGTTGGCTACGTAGGTTGCATATCAAAACCGTTTTATGCAAACTTTTTGCCGGGTGTCCGAACAGTTCCTCAGTGTATACAAGACTTTTGCAGATACATTTCTGAAATGgacaataaaattaaagaatag
- the SPC2 gene encoding signal peptidase complex subunit (Signal peptidase complex component; role in ER protein translocation; transcript is induced upon filamentous growth) yields the protein MSQLKKTNLNSVNDLRQTTDDHLGLVFQQLGYNESFTLIDLKLGLGLSTVVIAGLLFLVDKKYAWKDSYNLTVIACVLYGIISGVLYLINFFNKNVKYIGYDNKGNKLSVATSSNKLDPIYNVTISLNDRSVNAAFGFNKFFDVVGFFNRDAFTKLVENELNKLNKKNE from the coding sequence ATGtcacaattgaaaaagacCAATTTGAACTCAGTCAACGATTTACGTCAAACCACGGATGATCATTTAGGGTTGGTTTTCCAGCAGCTTGGTTACAACGAGTCATTTacattgattgatttaaaGTTAGGATTAGGATTATCCACAGTGGTAATAGCTGGATTGCTATTCTTGGTCGATAAAAAATATGCATGGAAAGATAGCTACAACCTCACAGTTATTGCCTGTGTTTTATACGGTATAATCAGTGGTGTTTTgtatttgatcaatttttttaacaaaAATGTCAAATACATAGGCTATGATAACAAAGGCAACAAATTGTCTGTGGCAACTTCGTCCAATAAATTGGATCCTATCTATAATGTTACAATCAGTTTGAATGATAGATCAGTCAATGCAGCATTTggtttcaataaattttttgatgttGTGGGGTTTTTCAATAGAGATGCATTTACaaaattggttgaaaacgaattaaacaaattaaataaaaaaaatgaataa
- the SEC72 gene encoding Sec63 complex subunit (ER protein-translocation complex component; regulated by Gcn4p; repressed in response to amino acid starvation (3-aminotriazole treatment); sumoylation target), translated as MSEVAVNYDSKTKKLSLPKGTEFGPDLSALKLEIDQLNTLTQEIISQGSDVPPAPTPDNFNKDLSKMIKKMYEGGVQSFKIGKFEESARQFTIGIEMINRRPKFESFQGTIQELSLFLMSRTDAYLRTKDYIKAFNDADFLLNMQLNTPDNFLRRGVANFFLGNYEAARSDYQRGLTFDENNERLQKELTICLDKILEENGDYL; from the coding sequence ATGTCTGAAGTTGCAGTTAACTACGATAGCAAAACTAAGAAATTATCTTTACCAAAAGGAACGGAATTTGGTCCAGACCTTTCTGCTTTGAAGTTAGAAATTGACCAACTCAATACATTAACtcaagaaataataagCCAAGGAAGTGATGTGCCACCTGCTCCTACACCtgataattttaataagGATTTATccaaaatgataaaaaaaatgtatgAAGGTGGTGTGCAATCGTTTAAAATTGGCAAGTTTGAAGAAAGTGCTAGACAATTTACCATTGGTATTGAAATGATCAATAGAAGACCAAAGTTTGAAAGTTTCCAAGGAACAATACAAGAATTATCATTGTTTTTGATGAGTAGAACTGATGCTTATTTAAGAACTAAGGATTATATCAAAGCTTTCAATGATGCTGATTTTTTGCTCAATATGCAATTAAACACCCCAGATAACTTTTTGAGAAGGGGCGTTgcaaatttctttttgggTAATTATGAAGCAGCTAGAAGTGATTATCAAAGAGGATTGACATTTGATGAAAACAACGAAAGATTACAGAAAGAATTAACCATATGTTTAGACAAAATTCTAGAAGAGAATGGTGATTATTTATAA
- a CDS encoding uncharacterized protein (Putative adhesin-like protein), giving the protein MEDRAIHTSPTRWLHYYSSTTDTANSGLQKVDTRWSNKTYFPKQAIQLESFEGDNLITQSKPSMFSRLLSKFRSIGKKEIVPPNYRSSSILSEKIHKNHSVSAFFPSTTSKETPYENIFSPSVDKPMDTIDTIQENNCTMAFIKHDCRTESNFFSSDFFRDSVRPVIDYDESEITD; this is encoded by the coding sequence ATGGAAGACAGAGCAATACATACTTCTCCAACACGATGGTTGCACTACTATTCATCAACTACAGACACTGCAAACTCAGGATTGCAAAAAGTTGATACAAGATGGCTGAACAAAACTTATTTCCCAAAACAAGCTATCCAACTTGAGTCCTTTGAAGGTGACAATTTGATAACACAAAGCAAGCCATCGATGTTCTCACGACTATTATCGAAATTTAGAAGTATAggtaaaaaagaaatcgTACCTCCAAACTATAGGTCACTGTCTATTTTGTCTGAAAAGATCCATAAGAATCATTCTGTAAGTGCTTTCTTCCCATCAACAACTTCTAAGGAAACGCCCTATGAAAACATATTTTCTCCACTGGTTGATAAACCCATGGATACCATCGATAcaattcaagaaaataattGTACAATGGCATTTATTAAACACGATTGTCGCACGGAGTCAAATTTCTTTAGCAGCGATTTTTTTAGAGATAGCGTTAGACCAGTTATTGATTACGATGAAAGTGAAATTACAGATTAG